In a genomic window of Lycium ferocissimum isolate CSIRO_LF1 chromosome 9, AGI_CSIRO_Lferr_CH_V1, whole genome shotgun sequence:
- the LOC132029941 gene encoding LOW QUALITY PROTEIN: uncharacterized protein LOC132029941 (The sequence of the model RefSeq protein was modified relative to this genomic sequence to represent the inferred CDS: inserted 4 bases in 2 codons; substituted 2 bases at 2 genomic stop codons) — protein sequence MASIPMKSESAIIDSTSVNLRLQQPLQSQPSKIILADLSVDRPDSDGNDSLPVAAVSPACFSRVIADEICQDKLKKDIEIADTEGKQLKKFGKCRSRMGKLDSPPDCNGADAEADHNLQGVPSSREEKVSSLKTCLIHVARKMPKDAHAHFVLGLMYQRMGQPQKVILAYGKAEEILVRTEEEIDRPELLSLVQVHRAQCILLXTLEDFNSDEELDPEELENILAKLKEAVKSDVRQVSIWSSLGIILLRTGRLQSAISVFSTLLDISPDNLDCLGNLGIACLQSGNLELSEKCLXLLLKDQNHPTALINYAALTLYKYGSIVEGAGANALYGTSADQVTAANVAKECLLAALKADSKAAHIWTSLANAYYLMGDHRSSAKCLEKAGKVEPNCLATRYAVGVHRIRDAERSQNANEQLSWAGNEMASILREGXTSIEPPIAWAGLATVHRAQHEIVAGFEIEHNELAEVKEHAIYSLKQAIAEDPADAVQWHQLGLRSLCTQQFKTSQMYLKAAVAHRKDCTYAWSNLGISLQLSEESSQAEEVYKQALSLATSKQAHTICSNLGNLFRQLKQYQCAKAMFNKSLELQPGYAPPLNNLGLVSVAEGKXEEGKDYFDKTIQADPLLDAAKSNVIKASNMFKITIMSRCLIHCIIICPPVIILCREMNTQKGLGSGGGRKRKRERIVDLKIWKSQLFWILVCITWLLLEC from the exons ATGGCCTCGATACCAATGAAGTCAGAATCTGCCATCATTGATAGCACCTCCGTCAACTTGAGGTTACAACAACCACTTCAATCTCAGCCGTCCAAAATCATTTTGGCTGACCTCAGCGTTGACCGTCCTGATTCCGACGGCAATGATTCACTACCCGTAGCTGCTGTGTCACCTGCATGTTTCTCCAG GGTAATAGCTGATGAAATTTGTCAGGATAAGCTGAAGAAAGACATAGAGATTGCAGATACAGAAggtaaacaattgaaaaaatTCGGAAAGTGCCGTTCAAGAATGGGTAAGTTAGACTCTCCTCCTGACTGTAATGGAGCTGATGCAGAGGCTGATCATAATCTTCAAGGGGTACCTTCATCTCGGGAAGAAAAAGTTAGCAGCCTTAAAACT TGCTTGATACATGTTGCACGAAAAATGCCAAAGGACGCACATGCTCATTTTGTACTTGGCTTGATGTATCAAAGGATGGGTCAGCCTCAAAAG GTGATTCTGGCATATGGGAAAGCGGAAGAAATCTTAGTTCGCACGGAGGAAGAAATAGACAGGCCTGAGTTGCTTTCTTTAGTCCAAGTTCATCGAGCACA GTGTATTCTGCTTTGAACTTTGGAAGATTTTAACTCAGATGAGGAATTAGACCCTGAAGAGCTTGAAAATATTCTTGCTAAACTAAAGGAAGCTGTGAAATCTGATGTTAGGCAGGTGTCTATTTGGAGCTCTCTTGGCATAATACTTCTTAGAACTGGTCGTTTACAG AGTGCTATATCAGTTTTCTCAACTTTGCTGGACATTTCCCCAGACAACTTGGATTGCCTTGGTAATCTTGGAATTGCTTGTCTCCAGAG TGGAAATCTAGAGCTTTCAGAGAAGTGCTT TCTACTTCTAAAAGACCAGAACCATCCTACTGCTTTAATCAATTATGCTGCCCTTACCTTGTATAAATATGGTTCAATAGTGGAAG GTGCGGGGGCAAATGCTCTTTATGGAACTTCTGCAGATCAAGTCACTGCAGCCAATGTTGCCAAGGAGTGTTTATTAGCAGCTTTAAAAGCAGACTCAAAAGCAGCTCACATTTGGACAAGTCTAGCTAATGCTTATTACTTGATGGGTGATCATAGGAGCTCTGCTAAATGCTTGGAAAAG GCAGGAAAAGTTGAACCTAATTGTTTAGCAACAAGATATGCGGTTGGAGTTCACCGCATCAGGGATGCAGAGAGGTCCCAGAATGCCAATGAGCAGCTCTCATGGGCCGGTAATGAGATGGCCTCGATACTAAGAGAAGG TACTTCGATAGAGCCTCCAATAGCATGGGCTGGTCTTGCCACGGTCCACAGGGCCCAACATGAAATTGTGGCAGGGTTTGAAATTGAGCATAATGAATTGGCGGAAGTCAAGGAGCATGCTATCTACAGTCTAAAGCAG GCAATAGCCGAAGATCCTGCTGATGCTGTTCAATGGCATCAGCTTGGCCTTCGTAGCCTTTGTACCCAACAATTTAAGACTTCTCAAATGTACCTCAAGGCTGCAGTTGCACATCGTAAGGACTGCACCTATGCCTGGTCAAATCTAG GCATTTCACTGCAACTGTCCGAGGAGTCTTCTCAAGCTGAAGAGGTATATAAACAGGCCTTGTCACTAGCTACGTCAAAACAAGCGCACACAATATGTTCAAACCTCGGAAATCTCTTTCGGCAGCTAAAACAGTATCAATGTGCAAAGGCAATGTTCAATAAATCACTTGAACTCCAACCTGGGTATGCACCTCCTTTAAACAATTTAGGTCTTGTATCTGTCGCTGAAGGAAAGTAGGAGGAAGGAAAGGACTATTTCGACAAGACGATCCAGGCAGATCCATTGCTTGATGCTGCTAAATCCAACGTGATTAAAGCTTCTAACATGTTCAAGATTACCATCATGTCACGATGTCTGATTCATTGTATTATAATTTGTCCTCCTGTAATTATTTTGTGTCGGGAAATGAACACACAAAAGGGGTTGGGGTCAGGTggagggagaaaaagaaaaagagaaagaattgTAGATCTTAAGATCTGGAAATCTCAGCTTTTTTGGATTTTAGTTTGTATAACTTGGCTCCTTCTGGAGTGTTAG